CATGCAGTAGCACTTCAAGGGGATCAAAGAAGTAGGTGAAATGTGAATTTTTAGATGGTATGATGTCATATCCAATTAGTACTTATGGAATATATTTGATGATTCACTAATGAAATGTCGAATATTAATGAGTGAATTTTAGAGCTTGGAGTCATCCAATACTATTAGAGggaagaggtggaagaagaagaatagttAAAAGTTGAACCGTTCAGATTAGGTAAAGAAAAGTTAAgagtaattatatttatatatgtatataactataataatttgatagtaagaatagtatgaggaataaaaaatattaatacatatgtactataaatttattagtgctaacatatTTGAGTTACGAAATCTCACGGGAaagaacattttacatgaaaaatgaaaatttgtacgagtgaaaaaaaaacatttttatataacttaagtgtacttttaataatgtaaacaataattatatatttatgtattgttacatatctaaaacacaaaaacaaTATCTTTTATGTAACACGggtatacatcttcacaaacaaaattcagttatacctcataTATACAAAACTTTACAAAACACTAGAATTAAGTGTCTGAATTTATGCTATTTAAATatttacatctttattatgattattcttaccTTAGTATCTTaaactttttataatttaaaatatcgatcgatttatcaaatacaatagacaaattccccgtgcaacgcgcgggtaaaaaaacactagttaattttaaaaattcaaaaattgaaTAGAAACCGGAACATCATCAATCAAATAACTTGGTGGACCACCACAACCTCACACACAAACATggtaataaattaattttgatgAAAATTTAGGGAAAAAAACATGATAAATGATTAAAAGGTCATCCTATCAATCTTACAATGCAAATGTTGTCATTTGGGTTAAACTAATGTTTAAAAGTATAAAATTCTTGTCAGATTATCTTCCATTTGACTCGTTTGGTGGTTAGATATGATAAAagcaaaatatgataaatgattggataaagacatgatatgataagaactcttatcatatcatgcgTTTGAGGTGAACAAGAtattgataggatatgatagaaacaatgaaaaatatatcaaaCGGACGCTAATTACTTCACATTTTACAAATGCAATACTACTACCAAATAGTTTGATGCTAGAAAGCAATATTGAGCTAACAATTTTGAATTCTAGGCGTCCCAATTGAACACGGATTTCAAACAAAGTGGTCACGGCTAGCTGCAATATTCTAATCCAATCTATTCTAATCACTACCTACCAAACAGGCAAAGGCCACAAAGCAGTAAATTCCCACCACAGGTCCAGGTTCATTGAACCCAACAAACTTTGCCTTTGAGGCAGCAAAACAGGTAAAGTAATTTTCACGTTTAATTCAATTCCAAAGATAGAAAGATCATAACTAACGCTCCCATTCTGTCCAGGTTCAATGTATCTATCAGTTAATTCAGTAATTAACGCCTAATTATCTTTTTTTAACTTGGCAACTAATTAAGTTAATCAAGggttatttatattttatcaatgCGAGTCACGTGACAGACAAGTTGAGCCGTTGGTTAAAATCTTGACGCCATAAATAGCCAGCTTTTCTGCGTCGAAAGCCTCACACACCTTCTTGATCAcccgagagagaaagaggaagagtattatagagagagaaagtgctagagagagaaacagagaGAGGAAGATCTGAAACCCTAATAAACCCTATTCATTCATCGATTTCCTCTCGTTTTCCCACACTCTCTTGTGCTTTTCCACCGTTAATTCTTCCTCGTTTTCTCGGGAAAGTTTCCAGATCCTCATGTAAGAACCCTAATCTCACAATGTCGTTGATTGCTGATCGATTTTGATTCCTGCTGCAttgtttgatgattttgtgCGTTTAATTCGTGAATAATCTTTGTTTTTCAGAAGTAAGATTCAGCCAtggttttctgggtttttggatATGGTTCACTGGTGTGGAACCCAGGATTTGAGTATGATGAGAAGGTTATTGGTTACATAAAGGATTACAGACGTGTGTTTGATTTAGGTAAGGCTACTTTTTGTGTGTTGAATTCATTCATCTTGAATTTGCTGTCACTGGTGCTTAGATCGTGCTGTTTTATTTTGCAGCGTGCATTGATCACAGAGGTACACCTGAACACCCTGCTAGAACTTGCACATTGGAGGAGAAAGAAGGAGAAATTTGCGTGAGTGTTTATTCTATTCCTATGGACTTTGTAGATATAGGTTTTCCACTCCTCATTATGAAATTGATtgtttttttcccattgttGGTGTGTTAGTAATTTAATTGTTGAATCCTAGGCTTCTTCTCATGGATGATTATGTCTTAAAGTGCTTTATTCTTATATAAGTTGACTTTactttttttacaattttttgttCCTTTTTTCAGTGGGGAGCAGTTTATTGTGTTCGAGGAGGCCCTGAGAAGGAAAAATTGGTTATGCAGGTAAATCTATTTTTACTTTAAACAATTTCCAAATCAGCTCTATGACATACACCCTCCCGTCactattataagaaaaaaacaagTTTTTAGATTCAttaataaatgatgtatctagtcattattaTAAACTAGATACATATCACTTATTGAATGACTTCTTtcttttttgcttataatagtgaccggagggtgtaaaTGTAAATTGTAATTTTATCTTTCTGGGCAATGGGCATTATTTGGTCCAGGGTTTTAGAATCACAATTCCATTTTTGTATGATTTTCCAGACAAGTTATACCAAATGTAAATGTCCTTACAGGACTGATGTTAGACCAAATATGGCAATCAACACTTTGATTATCCACATACTTTTTTAAACCTTGATGATTTATGTACTTTTTGgcttcaatttttttgttttttattttgtgtaGTATTTGGAGCGACGAGAATGTGAGTATGATCATAAGACTCTGGTAGACTTCTACAAGGTGAGTTGCACAAGACAATtgaatttgtgtttttattaCTTGCAAGTGATTGTTAATTTTATCTTCGGTagttatttcttctaacttggtATCCTTGGTATCTTTTCTTTAGGAAGGAGATTCATCACACCCTGCTCTTACTGGAGTCATAGTGTAAGTTATTAGACATTGTATTCAACTTTCTTCAGCTTATTGTTGATGATATTAAGTTACATAAACGGTATTTTCATACTTAGTAAGGCAAGTTTGCTGACAGATCTTTTGTGTTCATACAGATTCACATCTACTCCAGACAAAGTTAACAACAAATACTACCTGGGACCTGCTCCACTGGATGTCATGGCTAGGTAATTTTATAACTTTACACTCTCTACACTTTCCTACCCCTTTTTTATGTTGAAGTGGTGGCCTATCCTTCAGTTCCGCTAATCTTTGCTTATCCATTCAGGCAAATAGCAACTGCTCATGGCCCTTGTGGAAACAACAGGGACTACCTTTTCCTTCTTGAAAAGGCCATGCATAATATTGGTAAGTTCTCTCACTAGTCACTAGCATCTACAGTCAATATTATTCTATACATGCTGCTCCAATACAATCTGGTTTCCCATCTAAATTTGCAAGCACTTTCTTGTTATTATATGCATTCTGATGAGTTGAGAGGTTTGGTGTGCAGGCCATGAGGACGATATGGTGATAGAACTTGCCCATGAAGTGAGGAAAGTACTTGGAGTGGGGAATGTACTTCCAAACGACAAAAAATTGTCCGGACCAGTGCAAATTCAACACTCTCCTCATGCACCCATCCCAGCCCTTCAATTGCTCCCAATGCCGGAACCTATTGCTTTGGatagttgagacttgagaggctAAGATGACTGGAATCTGATGCAGACTTTGACAACTAAACTGTTTCACTGTGGAACCTGCTAACCCATTCATTACTTGAATAAAAACATAGATGTTTCACTACCCCTAGTTTTGACGGCTTTGTCAGTCATTCCCTGAGATGTTACTTAGCTTCAGTGAGAGAAACGATGTATTGAGTTGGAATGTATGCTGATATTTTACACCATAGAAGTTAAAAATGTTGGTTCTTTCTATCTAGTTAACAGCAATGCAACTGAATTGCGCAACACATACTTTTGTTGAGTAAATTTTAAGTTGTTCTTTCTATCTAGTTAACGGCAATGCTACTGAATTGCACTATGCGTACTTTTGTTGAGTAAATCTTTGATTTTGTCTATTGGTAGCTTTGTTTACTTGATCTAATATGTGCGGTTAAATTTGGATGATGAGCTCAAACAAAATACGGCGTGATAAGCAAGCCATTGAGCTACTGATTTTTGTCTATCAATAGTAATAGTAATTGCCAGGAACATATACAGCACTCATATGTAAACACTGGTGATGGAGATGTAAATACTGAATGGTCGATCTGGTGGAAATGTTGATAATTTTGTAAGCTATGTTCAGGTTGGTGGGATTGGTGTTGGTGATGGGATTTTTGATGGAGCTGGGAATGGTGAGGTTGCTGGTGATGAGTTGGAGGATACTACAGGTCAAGGAATAATTCGACCTAGTGGTTAGTGCTGGGGTGGGTGAATGGAGTAGTTGATAACTAAATGCATGAGTTGTGGTGTCAGCACTGAGAAGGATAATGATGAAACTTGAAAGTGATAGCAGTGATGAGTGTGGTGTAAAATGAGTCCCATTTTGTAGGGTCTATTGTCGGTGTTTGTAGAATGGAGGGTGATTGTATGCCAACTTCAAAAAGAAGTTTAGGGGAGGGGGGACATTGATGAGGGATTTTATGATGGTAGCTGCTAAGTCTAAATATTTCAAAGTCGGAGAGGACAAAATGAATGAGATAGAGAAAATTGTTGTCAAAAAGCATATGAATGGTTGGCTAGCATCCTTACCAAAATGTGGTGTGAGCATGCAATTTCATTCTACCCCTGGTGTCCTGTtaaaattgttattcagaccctcCCAACAGCTATTTACATCCCTCaaaaagtgcaaaaatactaaactacccttaatgaaaaaaatataaaaaaattctaacCCCAATCTTCACATTctctctccttacctctttcttccaccaaccaccaccacccaccacctccgcccccaccaccacccaccacctccatcgccgccaccaccgctaCCACCACTACAACCTTCATCTTATGTCAATTTTTACAATTTCAAATTTTAGGGAGTTGATTCtgtctttttaaatttttttctgcAATTAAACGCACTCTAGAAGTGCCTGACTCACACACTTTAGAAATGCGTAAAAaacgcacttttaaagtgcgttAAAGTGCGTGCACTTTTAAGGGGGGTTTGTCACGCACTTTTAAAGTGTCTTAACTACACACTTTTAAAGTGCGTTTAATtatagaaaaaatttaaaacgacATAATCAACTCCATaatgtttgaaaatttaaaaaataacataagaTGGAGtgtgtggtggtggcggcggcggtggtggctgtggtggtggcggagatggtgggtggtggtggtgggtggaagAAATAGGAAAGAtgtaaggagagaggagagagaatgtaagGAGTGGggtgaagattttttttttcattaaaggTAGTTTAATATTTTTGCACTTTTTGAGAGGTCTAAATAGCTATTGAGGGggttctgaataacaattccctaatAGTGCATTTAACAGCACGTTACTAGTAACTCTTGCTCCAGATAAACCAATAGTTATACTATGGGTGAGTGGATTGGTACATAGTATAATAGTATATCATAGGAAAGTTTGGGGTCCAACAAAGCTAAATTTTGTTATTGCTATTGGCCTGCCACAGCATGGCTTGAGCTTTCTATTGATACTGGCCCTAAACTCCTTAACAGCATGCTATGTTGCTAATGGAAAGTGAGATGGATTGAAGTTAATGATGGGCATTAatgaaaatgtgaaaaatgcAACATACTTCCCAACATTTTTTCTCAAGTTGAGAAGATTAGAAAAAGTGGTGGAAATCCTGTGGAATATCACACTTTCTCACTTCCCATGACAAACAACACCAACTATCATTgcacttagagcatctccaataggAGTATGTAATGTCAGGGTCGTGTAAGTCATTAGATAAAAAAAGCAATAGCCTAAGGccccaaaaaaaatttaggccccaatttttttttaattactatGGTTTTGGTACAAACTAAGTAATGGATAGTGAATGGAGTTGGGTAATGAGCAAATTGGAATACCTATACCAAAAATAAGGAATCATAATGGATGCATTTTTGGGTTACTAACTATTAAAATTGATACCCATAATTATATATTACCAATAGAGTTCTATTAACAATTCTTGTAATAGTTACtgttgaaaaagtttctcaaaattgaaattgaattggTGAGCTATTTTATGTATTGAAAGCGAAATGTTAGAATTGCTTGATTATAAAATTTAGATAAATGATTTTGCAGCTCAAAAAGCTAAAAGATTAATATACAAactaatattttatatattattctaAGTTTCTTGTAAAAATAAACTCTTGAACATTTTTCGCTTTAGGCCCCAAAATGTCTGTACACGACCCTGTGTAATGTCAAATACATGCTCCCACCAATATCTATTACCATttgagcatatttttaattccaacatgGCTAGTGAGAGTAGATACTCAATTTAGTCATGAAAAATGTGTTTGCATTTATTATTGCTTAATGAAAAATgtttaaataaaacttgcaattaataaaataattttttatataaacttttaagagttgttgggtacTTGAGTttgagtaaaaattaataaaatgatgtaGATGGTGTGTCATTATTGAGAGTTGTAAAATGTAAAATGTAAATACTTTAGTGAATATCATGGTTAAAGATGGTCTTAAGTTCTCTCTTCCGTAACCCGCACCTTTCGAAATCACTCATACGAAATACAACATAAGAGTATCCACTCATGATAAaacacacatttttttttttcgttttcttgaTTGTGTCTGATATTAATTTAGTTACCTTATAAAATTctatcaatttatttttcagtGTTTTCTGCTCCGTTACACCAAAAGATTAGAGGTTTGGATCTCTGCAATTCATTATTTAGAATGTGAAATATACTTAGATTTCAAATTATAAAAActtattataaaaaaacataaaaaataaggTAAAATGTATGAAACTCAATTTTAGAATTTAGATAGTACCCTGAGAAATTATCTTAATTTTTATACAACAAATatcaaatatttgaaaattcagttacttttttAAACTAATCCaacatttaaaatttttatgatcaggttgaagttttttttactataaaaattaactaatcacatatttaaaatttagttacattttttaattaatagacTATTTGACTGCGGATATATCATTACGAATCTACGATTCCCCTTAACATATCAATTAcccaaattttattatttttattttatatttgaaattcaaatagTATCTATCTATTAACACTTTGTTCATAGGAATTTTGTGGGATGGAAGTCGTTAGCAAGTAAAATGACTCGAAGATGAGATTTTGATGTGTTTGGGAGACAATTTCCCCACCAGttttaaataagtttgaatctcaACCAACATTATTTGGAGGTAGTGTAAATGACCCATgctaaaatttgggttaaataacccatggtttatgtggaccaatcacatttaagatcaattgattgaattttttatattttatttattaaattatttaggattaaatatgtttttgatcCCGAACTTATACACATGAATATAAAATGGTACCtgaaaataaaatgcaaatgTTTTAGtcattgaaaaaaaatgtttcattTAAAACGGTCCTTACGGTGTCCTAAAGCTTATTGTTCCGGTGAGGCCTAACAGAGGGCGGCTAAGACAACAAGACGCCGCCCAAACAACCCCTTTCTAGGGGAGCCCCTCCCAAACTCAAGTTCCACTAAGGCAGTGGACCAGAGCTGGAGGACTACTATTCCGAGAAACCCCGGAAATGGACGACTAGGAGACCGCTCGAACCGGCCAACCGCGGCCTCGGTATAGTACGGGACGTTCACCGACCGTGACTAGTGCCCGACTAGGACGACTTTGGGTGAGCGTCCAACTGGGACGACCCGAGGCTAGTGCCCGGTAAGGCCTGACCACATACCGGACGACCGGGACCCTGACACCGGGACCCCACCACCTAGGAGTTAACCTAGGCCCACCACCCTACGAAACTAGGGTGGTTGGGTGTGGATCCCAAGAAATCCTAGACCGTTAGATCACTGTTAGCAGCAGGAGAAGCAGAGGATCCAACGGTCCTGAATCTACCTGTACggaccatgcatgacgttgcatggctccaatcCTAATATCCCTGCGTGTATATAAAGGAGGCTCCTTCTCCACACTAAGGTACATTATTCTCTTCACTTCACTTCACACTTACTTGATTCCCATACTTACTTTGACAtcggagtcccttgcaggagcccctcccgggatcGTCCAGCCCGCTAACCCTCCATCTCTTCACTCCCATTTCCACCACTCCCGCTCTCCAAGTGGCTTGGTCTTCCCGATCACTTATGTAGCAATTTATTTTCCTAGTCACAAAATGTGAATATGAGTAACCTATCCCATTATTTTTGGAATCTTCCTCTTGAAAAAATCCTTATTTGACTCCGTGTCCAACTTCAAAGATTTCACGAGTTCGTTTTGTGTTGAGGTGTTACGGGCAACGATGTTCAAGCTTAGAGGGGCAGTAAATAAAATTAGAATGATGTTCTCTTTTTAAGCATCCTAGTGGTGTTGATCTGAGTGCTCGTTTTATCAGCTATTGGGAGTCCTTTTTGTGTAgcttttattgattttttgagATATTTTTTGTTTGGGGATGTGTTGTACGTGTTATTTTGATGGACTTTTGTTTTTCCTGCTCAGTGGAGATTTTGACGGGCTGCCTCTTATACTTGTTCCTTGAGTGGACTTCAATATTTATACTTTGGTGCTGCATAACCCATATTAGTGTAAGTTTGAAAAATGAGATAGTGATACAGGCCAAGCTTCTACAACAGTTCCAGAGGCAACAAGCTTTCCAGATTTGCCAAGTGTCAGTCACCCTTTTGAATCTCGAGGACCAATTATATTGGCCACACTCAAAAGACGGCCGGAGAATTCTCAGTTAAGACTGGATATCAAGTTGGCCACAGTGAAGTCTTTCAAATTGCTGAAGAAGCCCAAATGCAGATCAGTGAGGAGCAAGGAAAAAATGTGGAAGACAATGTGGAGCATCCAAACACCAGAGAAGATCAAAGTTTTTATGTGGAAATGCTGCTCAATGGCCCTCCCTGTGAAAGAAGCAACTGAACAAAAAGAACATCTGCCCGAGCAATGTTTGTCCCCTCTGCCAATCTCAACCGGAAACTATTACTCATGCTCTCTTGAACTGCCCATGGACCTCACCTGTCTGGTTTGCATCACAACTTCAAATAGTCAGGGAAGGGGATGAGCAACAAAGCTTCGAAGATTGGATAAGACAAATGATTGAAAGGCTAAGATCACAACCAAATGCTTTGCAATTGGGGTTAAAGATCATTACGCACACGGCTTGGGCCATTTGGAAAGAAATTAAAGGAATGAATGTATCTTCCAAGACAAGTCCCCAAACCCAACAACAGTAGTCACAAAAGTCCAATTGGCGCTCAATGAGGAGTATGACGAATCCACCTCCAATACCACTACTAGAGGGGAACAAAGGGAACCAACGTCCAGGGTTTGGCATCCACCCCAAAAATCAATGTGGATGTAGCAGCGTATGACTCTAGAACAAAAAGGGGAGCAATAGCACTCATTGCAAGGGGTGACTCAAGCACAAGAATTATAACTCATTTAAGAAGATTAATCCTGACCCCTTCGTCAAACACTAATCTCGCTCATAAGAGGGAGGAGAATGGATTGGGAAGTAGCTCATATTGTCCAAGACATTCAGACCAAATTCATGGGACAACCTT
This is a stretch of genomic DNA from Lotus japonicus ecotype B-129 chromosome 1, LjGifu_v1.2. It encodes these proteins:
- the LOC130727508 gene encoding gamma-glutamylcyclotransferase 2-1-like, with amino-acid sequence MVFWVFGYGSLVWNPGFEYDEKVIGYIKDYRRVFDLACIDHRGTPEHPARTCTLEEKEGEICWGAVYCVRGGPEKEKLVMQYLERRECEYDHKTLVDFYKEGDSSHPALTGVIVFTSTPDKVNNKYYLGPAPLDVMARQIATAHGPCGNNRDYLFLLEKAMHNIGHEDDMVIELAHEVRKVLGVGNVLPNDKKLSGPVQIQHSPHAPIPALQLLPMPEPIALDS